The Ignavibacteriales bacterium genome includes a region encoding these proteins:
- a CDS encoding response regulator, with product MIISENDEIKTSENLQQDEDKPLILIVEDNFDVRNYIKENLERHYKIEEAVNGEDGIKKAIETIPDLIITDVMMPKVDGLELCTNLKNGQRTSHIPIIILTAKAGEQKQD from the coding sequence ATGATTATTTCTGAAAATGACGAAATCAAAACTTCGGAAAATTTACAACAGGATGAAGACAAACCGTTGATTCTAATTGTAGAGGATAATTTTGACGTTCGAAATTATATTAAAGAAAATCTGGAGCGTCACTATAAAATTGAAGAAGCCGTGAATGGCGAAGATGGAATAAAAAAAGCAATCGAAACAATCCCTGATTTAATTATCACAGATGTAATGATGCCAAAAGTAGATGGGCTAGAACTTTGCACAAACCTAAAAAATGGTCAGCGAACAAGCCACATCCCAATAATTATTTTAACTGCAAAAGCCGGCGAGCAAAAACAAGATTGA